GAAAGTCTTGCCGGGCGAGTAGGTATTCTGAAATTATTTGGTCTTTCTCAAGAAGAGGAATTTCGTGGGTTTCGCCCGGGCCCGTTTTTACCGGAAAAGGCCTTAGATAACCCTGTTATCACTCTAAAGCCTCTGGAAGTATTTGGCCGCCTGGTAAGAGGGACTTTTCCTGCCCTTGCCCTTTCGCCCAACCCGCCTTTAGAGATCTTTTACGCTTCTTATCTTCAGACCTATATCGAAAGAGATGTGCGGCTGGTCTCTAACATTTCAAAACTTCTTGAATTTGAGAAGTTCCTGCGCCTTTGTGCCGCTCGTATCGGCCAGCTACTAAATTTTTCAGATCTTGCGCGAGATGCCGGGGTCTCGGTCTCAACGGCTAAGGAATGGCTCAATATCCTGGTAGCTTCGCATCAGGTCTTTCTTCTCCCTCCGTATTACGCCAAATTAAGCAAGCGCCAGATAAAAACGCCAAAACTCTATTTTTTAGACACCGGTCTTGCCGCGTATCTCGCCGGCTGGCGGAGCCCTGAGGTGGCCTTTGAAGGGGCTATGGCCGGAGCCCTTTTTGAAAATTATGTCTTATCTGAGATATTAAAAAGCTATTTTCACCGCGGCAAAGAGCCGGCCATTTATTTCTGGCGGACCAAAGAAGGGCAAGAAGTAGATTTTCTCCTGGAAGAAGGCGGGAAGATTTATCCGGTAGAAGCCAAGCTTACCATGCGCCCGAAAAAAGACATGCTCCGCGGCCTCTACGCCCTTAGAAGAAGGAGCAAAAATCTTGGCCCAGGGGCCCTTATCTGTCTGGTGGAAAGACCCCTTCCCCTGGAAAGAGACATCTTCGCCTTACCGCTAGGGGCCTTGTGATGTTATTAATGGAGCTATGTCCCGCGCTGATAAGAGACTAAAAGAAATTTGTGACTTTTTGGTAAGAAGACTTGATCCAGAAAAGATCTTTCTTATTGGATCACGAGCCAAGGGACAGGCAAGAAAAGGATCTGACTTTGATTTAGTACTCGTATGCCCCCCTCTTAGTTTTCGTGAAGAAAGAAAACTCCTAGAAAAGTTAGATGAAGTAGCTGGTATTTATAGCGTTGATCTTTTATTCTGGAACAAATTATCTCCAGAATTCAAAAAAGTAGTTACCGAAATGGGAGAAATAATTTATGAAAAAGATCGATCTTTATCTAGCTCTGGAGAGACTGAAAAAGGCTTTTGACCGTTTAAAAGAGGCTCTTCCTCAAGTTAAAGACGAGCTTGACCGAGACGGTGTAATTCAACGCTTTGAGTTTACAGTTGAACTTTTCTGGAAAACCCTGAAACTCATCCTTGCTTACCAGGGAATCGAATGTGCAAGCCCTCGTAAGTGCATCAAAGAGGCCTTTCGCGCTGGTATTATAGAAGACGATGAAATTCTTCTAGACATGCTTGAAGACCGGAACCGTAGCTCTCATATCTATGATGAAGCAACGGCCGAAGAAATATTTGAAAGGATCGTCAAGGTTTATGTCCCCGTTTTAGAAAAAGTTTTAGAAAAAATGGAAGTAAATGGGGTATGAGAAGCAAATAAAAATAGAGACCTTTGCAAAATACCTTTTATTAAGGCCCGTTCCGGGATCCGTTCCTATTTTTCGCTACGAAAAATGGGAACGGATCCCTTGCGGTTATGCTTGCAATGCTGATCTTGGCACTTTTGCAAAGTCTCAAATAGAAAAAATTTGAGATGTTAGGAGATTTATATGAAAAAAGTCTTAATTCTTACGGTTGGAGGGTCTTGTGAACCCCTTGTAAATGCTATTAAAGCAAGGAAACCTGATTATACAATTTTTGTCTGTTCTCAGACATCTTCGATGGTAGTAAATGGCCCTGGAGAACCCTGCAAACCGCCCTCTCAAAAAGAGGCCCCCAAAGACCATAAATGGCGGTCAATCGTAGCACGAACTTCATTAAATGAAGACCAATATGACATTATAGAACTATCCAACCCAGATACCCTGGATAGTTGTTATCAGGAAATAGTAAAAAATGTAACAGAATTACTAAACAAAAAATTCCCTGGGGAATCACTTGAGATTATAGCCAATTACACAGGGGGCACCAAGACCATGTCTGTGGCCCTTGCGCTGGCTGCTTTGAACCAAGAAAACTGGGACCTTGAGTTAAATAAAGGCCCACGAGTTGACCTGGTTAAAGTCAGGGCTGGAGATGTTCCGGTTTTAATCAACAAGTGGGAAGTTTTTGCTAACCATCAGTTAAAACTCATAGAAAATCTATGGGCAAAATTTTATTATGCTGAAGCCGTAGAACTTGCTCAAGAAATTCTTACCAAACCCCTTTCCGGAGAGAAACAAAACTTTTTTCAGAAAATATGCACTATTTCGGAGGCCTTTGAATCATGGGATCGATTTGAGCACCAGAAAGCTTATGAACTTTTAAAACCCTTTGCCCGGTATTTTCCTAATCACATACAGGTCCTGGCAAATATCGTAGAAAATAAGGGCTATAGCAAGGTAAAAGACTTGCTAATGAATG
Above is a window of Thermodesulfatator atlanticus DSM 21156 DNA encoding:
- a CDS encoding ATP-binding protein; the protein is MFIPRVLEETLLKVSTFFPVILVTGARQVGKTTLLKYLADKEKAPERYVSLDEFGPRTLALEDPDLFLERYPPPVIIDEIQYAPGLLEKIKVLVDREQRSGLFWLTGSQHFSLMKGISESLAGRVGILKLFGLSQEEEFRGFRPGPFLPEKALDNPVITLKPLEVFGRLVRGTFPALALSPNPPLEIFYASYLQTYIERDVRLVSNISKLLEFEKFLRLCAARIGQLLNFSDLARDAGVSVSTAKEWLNILVASHQVFLLPPYYAKLSKRQIKTPKLYFLDTGLAAYLAGWRSPEVAFEGAMAGALFENYVLSEILKSYFHRGKEPAIYFWRTKEGQEVDFLLEEGGKIYPVEAKLTMRPKKDMLRGLYALRRRSKNLGPGALICLVERPLPLERDIFALPLGAL
- a CDS encoding nucleotidyltransferase domain-containing protein, producing MSRADKRLKEICDFLVRRLDPEKIFLIGSRAKGQARKGSDFDLVLVCPPLSFREERKLLEKLDEVAGIYSVDLLFWNKLSPEFKKVVTEMGEIIYEKDRSLSSSGETEKGF
- a CDS encoding nucleotidyltransferase substrate binding protein codes for the protein MKKIDLYLALERLKKAFDRLKEALPQVKDELDRDGVIQRFEFTVELFWKTLKLILAYQGIECASPRKCIKEAFRAGIIEDDEILLDMLEDRNRSSHIYDEATAEEIFERIVKVYVPVLEKVLEKMEVNGV
- a CDS encoding TIGR02710 family CRISPR-associated CARF protein: MKKVLILTVGGSCEPLVNAIKARKPDYTIFVCSQTSSMVVNGPGEPCKPPSQKEAPKDHKWRSIVARTSLNEDQYDIIELSNPDTLDSCYQEIVKNVTELLNKKFPGESLEIIANYTGGTKTMSVALALAALNQENWDLELNKGPRVDLVKVRAGDVPVLINKWEVFANHQLKLIENLWAKFYYAEAVELAQEILTKPLSGEKQNFFQKICTISEAFESWDRFEHQKAYELLKPFARYFPNHIQVLANIVENKGYSKVKDLLMNAKRRATQKRFDDAVARLYRAVEMMAQIRLKEKYTLDTGNISLNSLPKTLQEKYKNFADEKGKIQLGLARAYEVLDALEDPLGYLFMKQQKAIQNALKKRNYSILAHGKNPVTENIYNEVQEILESFLNAGFEAVKDKTKMIQLPTNIQL